Proteins encoded within one genomic window of Acidobacteriota bacterium:
- the thiE gene encoding thiamine phosphate synthase has translation MSVPGRPLPSRLYAIADADVAAAAGWDVPDLVDTFLQAGARFIQIRAKSTPGGQLLAWVDRVAALAGDAWIIVNDRVDVALVAGTRHVHLGQDDLPVRDARLMLGADAVIGLSTHTPDQIARACALPVDYIAVGPVFGTHTKDTGYTPVGLALVAEARRQADASGARPVVAIGGITLDTARATIEAGAGAVVVISDLLRGGNPAGRVRAYLSALDEV, from the coding sequence GTGAGCGTTCCGGGCCGCCCGCTGCCGTCGCGGTTGTACGCCATCGCCGATGCGGACGTGGCGGCCGCCGCCGGGTGGGACGTGCCGGATCTCGTCGACACGTTCCTGCAGGCGGGTGCGCGCTTCATCCAGATTCGCGCCAAGTCCACGCCAGGTGGTCAGCTCCTCGCCTGGGTGGATCGCGTCGCTGCTCTCGCGGGCGACGCGTGGATCATCGTCAACGACCGCGTCGACGTGGCCCTGGTCGCCGGCACGCGGCACGTGCATCTCGGCCAGGACGATCTGCCGGTGCGCGACGCCCGACTGATGCTCGGCGCCGATGCCGTCATCGGCCTTTCCACGCACACGCCCGACCAGATTGCGCGCGCGTGCGCGCTGCCGGTGGACTACATCGCCGTCGGGCCCGTGTTCGGGACGCACACGAAAGATACGGGGTACACGCCGGTGGGGCTCGCGCTGGTGGCGGAGGCACGTCGTCAGGCCGATGCGTCGGGCGCGCGTCCTGTCGTCGCCATCGGCGGCATCACGCTCGACACGGCACGCGCGACGATCGAGGCCGGCGCCGGTGCCGTTGTCGTGATCAGCGATCTGCTGCGCGGTGGGAACCCCGCGGGCCGCGTCAGGGCCTACTTGTCGGCGCTCGACGAGGTGTAG
- a CDS encoding amino acid permease translates to MASTLFRTKSIDRLLAEGAATGEGTLKRTLGPGALVALGIGAIIGAGLFVRTAAAIADRAGPSVTIAFLVAALGCALAGLCYAEFASMIPIAGSAYTYSYATMGELVAWIIGWDLILEYAVGAATVAIAWSEYLNKVLEFFGLQIPYAWCHSPFQVDPVTGAHGIINVPAVLVLSGLTALLVRGTQESAWVNNIIVITKVAIVLLVIALGWGFINPVNHTPYIPPATLYTTHDGITHNYGGIMGILGAAGVVFFAYIGFDAVSTAAQEAKNPKRDMPIGILGSLVVCTVLYVLFAHVLSGIATVEDFRSTGREASVTFAIAKYMTGYGWLAKFVTVAILAGFSSVILVMLLGQSRVFYSMAKDGLVPRFFAELHPQHRTPYKSNWFFFVFTGLFAAFVPGDIVGEMTSIGTLFAFMLVCAGVWIMRVRRPDIPRGFRVPAVPLVALAGIFTCGAMVYGLGWTNWLRLAGWLALGLLIYFGYGKQHSRLNSHA, encoded by the coding sequence TTGGCCAGTACACTCTTTCGTACCAAGTCCATCGACCGACTGCTTGCCGAAGGTGCGGCGACAGGGGAGGGGACGCTGAAGCGTACCCTCGGTCCCGGCGCGCTGGTGGCGCTCGGGATCGGCGCGATCATCGGTGCCGGTCTGTTTGTCAGGACGGCGGCCGCGATCGCCGATCGGGCCGGCCCGTCGGTCACCATCGCCTTCCTCGTGGCGGCGCTCGGCTGCGCGCTCGCCGGCCTCTGCTATGCCGAGTTCGCCTCGATGATCCCCATCGCGGGCAGCGCGTACACGTATTCGTACGCGACGATGGGGGAGCTCGTCGCGTGGATCATCGGCTGGGACCTCATTCTCGAGTACGCGGTCGGCGCGGCCACCGTCGCCATCGCCTGGAGTGAGTACTTGAACAAGGTCCTTGAATTCTTCGGGTTACAAATACCGTACGCGTGGTGTCACTCGCCATTCCAGGTTGACCCCGTCACGGGTGCGCACGGCATCATCAACGTGCCCGCCGTCCTCGTTCTCTCGGGACTCACGGCGCTCCTCGTGCGCGGCACGCAGGAATCGGCCTGGGTCAACAACATCATCGTCATCACGAAGGTCGCCATCGTCCTGCTGGTGATCGCGCTGGGTTGGGGCTTCATCAACCCGGTCAACCACACGCCGTACATCCCGCCCGCCACGCTCTACACGACGCATGACGGCATCACGCACAACTACGGCGGCATCATGGGCATCCTCGGCGCCGCGGGCGTGGTCTTCTTCGCCTACATCGGCTTCGACGCCGTCTCCACCGCCGCGCAGGAAGCGAAGAACCCGAAGCGCGACATGCCGATCGGCATTCTCGGCTCACTCGTGGTGTGTACCGTGCTCTACGTGCTGTTTGCACACGTCCTGAGCGGTATCGCCACCGTCGAGGACTTCCGCAGCACCGGGCGCGAAGCGTCGGTGACCTTCGCGATCGCGAAGTACATGACGGGGTACGGCTGGCTGGCCAAGTTCGTCACCGTGGCCATTCTCGCCGGCTTCTCGTCGGTGATCCTGGTGATGCTGCTCGGGCAATCGCGCGTGTTCTACTCGATGGCCAAGGACGGGCTCGTGCCGCGGTTCTTCGCCGAGTTGCACCCGCAGCACCGGACGCCGTACAAGTCCAACTGGTTCTTCTTCGTGTTCACCGGGCTGTTTGCCGCGTTCGTGCCGGGCGACATCGTGGGAGAGATGACCAGCATCGGGACGTTGTTCGCGTTCATGCTGGTCTGCGCGGGTGTGTGGATCATGCGTGTGCGGCGGCCGGACATTCCGCGCGGCTTCCGCGTGCCGGCGGTTCCGCTTGTCGCACTGGCGGGCATATTCACGTGCGGAGCGATGGTGTACGGCCTCGGCTGGACCAACTGGCTGCGACTGGCCGGCTGGCTCGCGCTGGGGCTCCTCATCTACTTCGGCTACGGCAAGCAGCACAGCCGGTTGAACAGCCATGCGTGA